One part of the Halopenitus persicus genome encodes these proteins:
- a CDS encoding 30S ribosomal protein S9 → MVTNTSGKKKTAVARATVRDGEGRVRINSRPVELIDPEQARLKMLEPFRIAGEDLRDQVDIDVTVDGGGFSGQADAVRTAIARGLVQHLGDAELRDAYMSFDRTLLVNDVRQSEPKKWGGPGARARYQKSYR, encoded by the coding sequence ATGGTAACCAATACATCCGGCAAGAAGAAGACGGCCGTCGCCCGCGCCACCGTGCGCGACGGCGAGGGTCGCGTGCGAATCAACTCCCGACCGGTCGAGCTGATCGATCCGGAGCAGGCACGCCTCAAGATGCTGGAGCCGTTCCGCATCGCGGGTGAGGACCTCCGCGATCAGGTCGACATCGACGTCACCGTCGACGGCGGCGGGTTCAGCGGCCAGGCGGACGCCGTGCGAACCGCGATCGCCCGCGGGCTGGTGCAGCACCTGGGCGACGCGGAGCTGCGCGACGCCTACATGAGCTTCGACCGGACGCTGCTGGTCAACGACGTTCGGCAGTCCGAGCCCAAGAAGTGGGGCGGACCCGGCGCACGTGCCCGGTATCAGAAGTCCTACCGCTGA
- a CDS encoding 50S ribosomal protein L13 has protein sequence MSLAEFDADVVVDARDCILGRVSSIVAQRALEGERVAVVNAEHAVITGNEEDTMDTYHTRAGLGSDSGPYYPKRPDRIFKRTIRGMVPYKKQHGREAFENVRVYVGDPYEGDDDHESTVLEDTSLDRLSNIKFTTLGDVSESLGANVTW, from the coding sequence ATGAGTCTCGCCGAGTTCGACGCGGACGTCGTCGTCGACGCCCGCGACTGCATCCTCGGTCGCGTCTCATCCATCGTCGCCCAGCGCGCGCTCGAGGGCGAGCGCGTCGCCGTGGTCAACGCGGAACACGCCGTGATCACCGGCAACGAGGAGGACACGATGGACACCTACCACACGCGTGCGGGCCTCGGGTCGGACAGCGGTCCGTACTACCCGAAGCGTCCCGACCGGATCTTCAAGCGAACGATCCGCGGGATGGTGCCGTATAAGAAACAGCACGGCCGTGAGGCGTTCGAGAACGTTCGCGTGTACGTCGGCGATCCCTACGAGGGCGACGACGATCACGAGTCGACCGTCCTCGAGGACACCTCGCTGGACCGCCTGTCGAACATCAAGTTCACGACGCTCGGGGACGTCTCCGAGAGTCTGGGTGCTAACGTCACATGGTAA
- a CDS encoding 50S ribosomal protein L18e has translation MSSKTNPQLQNLIADLKSASRDADAAVWQDVADRLEKPRRTHAEVNLGRIERYAQEDETVVVPGKVLGSGVLEKNVTVTAVDFSGTARKKIEQAGDAVPLAQFVKENPAGSNVRVIR, from the coding sequence ATGAGTAGCAAGACGAATCCACAACTACAGAACCTCATCGCCGACCTCAAGTCGGCATCCCGCGACGCCGACGCTGCGGTCTGGCAGGACGTCGCGGATCGGCTCGAAAAGCCACGGCGCACGCACGCTGAGGTCAACCTGGGGCGCATCGAGCGCTACGCCCAGGAAGACGAGACGGTCGTCGTCCCCGGCAAGGTGCTGGGCAGCGGCGTGCTCGAGAAGAACGTCACCGTTACCGCCGTCGACTTCTCGGGAACGGCCCGAAAGAAGATCGAGCAGGCGGGCGACGCGGTGCCGCTCGCACAGTTCGTCAAGGAGAACCCCGCCGGATCGAACGTCCGGGTGATCCGATGA
- a CDS encoding DNA-directed RNA polymerase subunit D, with amino-acid sequence MSEADFDVQYIERDDRSARVLIRGLSPAFANGIRRAMIADVPTFSIDTVRFVENSSVMFDEMLGLRLGLVPLTSPLDDFEIGDEVTLALDVTGPRTAYSGDLVSAEPLVEPADENVPLIELKEGQRVELEADAVLDTGKEHAKHQGGVSVGYRHLQRITVEGDLGEFDEEEPRILRGVIETEDGEIVPTETFDHDLSERYPGKDVSVEDVPGAFVFHVETDGSVDVEELIVRAIGTIEDRADELRTAIAV; translated from the coding sequence ATGAGCGAGGCCGACTTCGACGTGCAGTACATCGAACGCGACGACCGGAGCGCGCGGGTGTTGATCCGCGGGCTGTCGCCGGCGTTCGCCAACGGCATCCGCCGGGCGATGATCGCCGACGTCCCGACGTTCTCGATCGACACGGTTCGGTTCGTCGAGAACTCCTCCGTGATGTTCGATGAGATGCTCGGGCTCCGGCTCGGGCTCGTCCCGCTCACGTCGCCGCTCGACGACTTCGAGATCGGCGACGAGGTGACGCTCGCGCTCGACGTCACGGGACCGCGAACAGCCTACTCCGGGGACCTCGTGTCCGCGGAGCCGCTCGTGGAACCCGCCGACGAGAACGTCCCCCTCATCGAGTTGAAGGAGGGACAGCGGGTCGAGCTGGAGGCCGACGCGGTGCTCGACACCGGCAAGGAGCACGCCAAACACCAGGGCGGCGTCTCCGTCGGCTATCGACACCTCCAGCGGATCACCGTCGAGGGCGACCTCGGCGAGTTCGACGAGGAGGAACCGCGCATCCTTCGCGGCGTGATCGAGACGGAGGACGGCGAGATCGTGCCGACCGAAACCTTCGACCACGACCTCTCCGAGCGGTACCCGGGCAAGGACGTCAGCGTCGAGGACGTCCCCGGCGCGTTCGTCTTCCACGTCGAGACCGACGGCTCCGTCGACGTCGAGGAACTGATCGTCCGCGCGATCGGAACGATCGAGGACCGCGCGGACGAGCTTCGAACCGCAATCGCCGTCTGA
- a CDS encoding 30S ribosomal protein S11 yields the protein MSDSEDGKWGIAHVYASFNNTLITVTDETGAETIAKSSGGTVVKQNRDEASPYAAMQMAEVVAEEVKAAGLEGVHVRVRGPGGNLNKSTGPGAQATIRALARAGVEIGRIEDVTPIPHDGTKAPKNKRI from the coding sequence ATGAGCGACTCAGAAGACGGAAAGTGGGGAATCGCCCACGTCTACGCATCGTTCAACAACACGCTCATCACGGTGACCGACGAGACCGGCGCCGAGACGATCGCGAAGTCGTCCGGCGGGACCGTGGTGAAACAGAACCGCGACGAGGCGTCGCCGTACGCCGCCATGCAGATGGCCGAGGTCGTCGCCGAGGAGGTCAAGGCGGCCGGCCTGGAGGGCGTGCACGTTCGCGTGCGCGGTCCCGGCGGCAACCTCAACAAGTCCACCGGCCCCGGCGCCCAGGCGACGATCCGAGCGCTCGCCCGCGCCGGCGTCGAGATCGGCCGGATCGAGGACGTCACCCCGATCCCGCACGACGGAACGAAGGCGCCGAAGAACAAACGGATCTAA
- a CDS encoding 30S ribosomal protein S4, with protein sequence MTTGNNTKAYETPNHPYQGERIAEEADLVSRYGLKNKEEFWRAQSELRNMRREARRLLGEAQGDVEAAQEAGSEFIARLRRLGILGETDDISAVLSLDVTDLLERRLQTVAYRKGLASSTKQARQFIVHGHVTVDGARVTRPSKKVDTTAEETVAFDETSPLADELHPERADAQE encoded by the coding sequence ATGACGACCGGCAACAACACCAAGGCCTACGAGACGCCCAACCACCCGTACCAGGGCGAGCGGATCGCCGAGGAGGCGGACCTCGTCTCACGGTACGGCCTCAAGAACAAGGAGGAGTTCTGGCGCGCCCAGTCCGAGCTGCGGAACATGCGCCGCGAGGCGCGGCGACTGCTCGGCGAGGCGCAGGGCGACGTCGAGGCCGCTCAGGAGGCCGGCTCGGAGTTCATCGCGCGACTCCGCCGTCTCGGCATCCTCGGCGAGACCGACGACATCTCGGCGGTGCTGTCGCTCGACGTCACCGACCTGCTCGAGCGCCGTCTCCAGACGGTCGCCTACCGGAAGGGACTCGCGTCCTCGACGAAGCAGGCGCGACAGTTCATCGTCCACGGACACGTCACCGTCGACGGCGCACGCGTCACGCGCCCGTCGAAGAAGGTCGACACGACCGCGGAGGAGACGGTCGCCTTCGACGAGACGAGTCCGCTCGCCGACGAACTACACCCGGAACGCGCGGACGCACAGGAGTAA
- a CDS encoding 30S ribosomal protein S13 has product MSAEEPQDGSPEEDEDLQYFVRIGGADLDGTKTVERSLTDLNGIGTRAARLVAETADVDRTATFGALDDDDIDAVVDVVENFEDHVPEWMVNRQKDFFTGETGHKIGTELSEQRRHDINRMKMIDSYKGVRHKRGQKVRGQRTKSTGRTEGTIGVNVEEIREDMAEEEAAEEAAGEEE; this is encoded by the coding sequence ATGAGTGCAGAAGAACCACAGGACGGCTCGCCGGAGGAGGACGAGGACCTCCAGTACTTCGTTCGTATCGGGGGCGCGGACCTCGACGGAACGAAGACGGTCGAGCGAAGCCTGACAGACCTCAACGGAATCGGCACGCGCGCGGCGCGACTCGTCGCGGAGACCGCCGACGTGGACCGCACGGCCACGTTCGGCGCGCTCGACGACGACGACATCGATGCCGTCGTCGACGTCGTCGAGAACTTCGAGGACCACGTTCCGGAGTGGATGGTCAACCGGCAGAAGGACTTCTTCACCGGCGAGACCGGCCACAAGATCGGAACCGAACTCTCGGAGCAGCGACGACACGACATCAACCGCATGAAGATGATCGACTCCTACAAGGGAGTCCGACACAAGCGCGGACAGAAGGTCCGCGGACAGCGGACCAAGTCCACGGGACGGACCGAGGGCACAATCGGCGTCAACGTCGAGGAGATCCGCGAGGACATGGCCGAAGAGGAAGCGGCCGAAGAAGCGGCCGGTGAGGAAGAATGA
- a CDS encoding S1C family serine protease, which translates to MQRTRREFLGLLGGSVAAGSTAGCVAPARNDPVGERRFAMLYEDVAPSVARVQVTADGRTGQGSGFRYRPAAADGAYVVTNQHVVGPDPDAVRLQYADGAWVEVAVLGTDPYSDLAVLEPGEAIDAEPLPLRETVPPIGTEVLVVGSPLGFSGSASQGIISGRNRSIPATGNYTIADAIQTDAALNPGNSGGPILTLDGEVVAVATARVSGSDNLGFGVSAPLARRVVPSLIEHGRYDHSYMGVAIRDVGPLIAEANGLPAARGVYVTATESGGPADGVLRGSTGETVVDGTPVPTGGDVIVGLGETPIDTQSSLSRYLALETTPGDVIDVRIRRGGGETTVQLELGTRPEPQI; encoded by the coding sequence ATGCAGCGAACGCGACGGGAGTTTCTCGGTTTGCTCGGCGGGAGCGTCGCGGCCGGCTCGACGGCGGGCTGTGTGGCGCCGGCACGCAACGATCCGGTCGGAGAGCGACGGTTCGCGATGCTCTACGAGGACGTCGCGCCGTCCGTCGCACGGGTGCAAGTGACGGCTGACGGACGAACCGGACAAGGATCGGGATTTCGATATCGGCCGGCCGCCGCCGACGGCGCGTACGTCGTGACGAACCAGCACGTCGTCGGCCCGGATCCCGACGCGGTTCGGCTCCAGTACGCGGACGGCGCGTGGGTCGAAGTCGCGGTCCTCGGGACGGATCCCTACAGCGACCTCGCGGTCCTGGAGCCGGGGGAAGCCATCGACGCGGAGCCGCTGCCCCTCCGGGAAACCGTGCCGCCGATCGGCACCGAGGTGCTCGTCGTCGGCTCGCCGCTCGGTTTCTCGGGAAGCGCCAGCCAGGGGATCATCAGCGGTCGCAATCGGAGCATCCCCGCGACGGGGAACTACACGATCGCGGACGCGATACAGACAGATGCCGCGTTAAATCCCGGCAATAGCGGCGGCCCGATACTGACGCTCGACGGCGAGGTCGTGGCGGTCGCGACCGCCCGCGTGTCGGGCAGCGACAACCTCGGGTTCGGCGTTTCGGCGCCGCTGGCCCGCCGCGTCGTCCCCTCCCTGATCGAGCACGGCCGGTACGACCACTCGTATATGGGCGTCGCGATCCGTGACGTCGGGCCGCTGATCGCCGAGGCGAACGGCCTGCCCGCTGCACGCGGGGTCTACGTCACCGCGACCGAATCCGGGGGACCGGCGGACGGGGTGCTCCGCGGATCGACCGGCGAGACGGTCGTCGACGGGACGCCGGTCCCGACCGGCGGCGACGTCATCGTCGGTCTGGGGGAGACGCCGATCGACACGCAGAGCTCGCTGTCGCGGTACCTCGCGCTCGAGACGACTCCGGGAGACGTGATCGACGTTCGGATCCGGCGGGGCGGGGGCGAGACGACCGTCCAACTCGAGCTTGGAACGCGACCCGAACCACAGATCTGA
- the cobT gene encoding nicotinate-nucleotide--dimethylbenzimidazole phosphoribosyltransferase has translation MAGHRRDGAPGAVTDPDPRTTPDRPTIPPVDEAAERAALQRQPTLTKPPGSLGRLEDLAVALAGVTGDSRPDLADATVVVAAGDHGVVDRGVSAYPQAATRAMLENFLHGGAAVNAIADAVGAETLVVDAGIAGDPVPGALAVRIGAGTNDASSGPAMARSDAVDAVEAGVRIADSELADADIVALGEMGIGNTTIAATITAALTDAAPAEATGHGTGIDDETLERKVAVVEDALAANGLDAEAGDPADDHDPLDVLARVGGFEIGVLAGVALGCAADRTPVVVDGVITGAAALLADAVDPSVRPFLLPSHAGAEPAHAIQLDALDLEPLFEYDLRLGEGTGACLALPIYRSACATHREMATFADIGLEDGG, from the coding sequence ATGGCGGGCCACCGACGCGACGGCGCGCCCGGCGCCGTCACCGATCCGGACCCGAGAACAACGCCCGATCGGCCCACGATACCGCCGGTCGACGAGGCGGCGGAACGCGCCGCGCTCCAGCGACAGCCGACGCTCACGAAGCCGCCCGGAAGCCTCGGCCGGCTCGAGGACCTCGCGGTCGCGCTCGCCGGCGTCACCGGTGATTCCCGGCCCGACCTGGCCGATGCGACGGTCGTGGTCGCGGCCGGCGATCACGGCGTCGTCGACCGCGGCGTCTCCGCGTATCCGCAGGCCGCGACGCGGGCGATGCTCGAGAACTTCCTGCACGGCGGCGCCGCGGTCAACGCGATCGCCGACGCCGTCGGCGCCGAGACGCTCGTCGTGGACGCCGGGATCGCGGGTGACCCGGTTCCGGGCGCGCTTGCGGTCCGGATCGGCGCCGGAACGAACGACGCGTCCAGTGGCCCGGCGATGGCCCGATCGGACGCAGTCGACGCGGTCGAGGCCGGCGTCCGGATCGCGGACTCGGAGCTGGCGGACGCCGACATCGTCGCGCTGGGCGAGATGGGGATCGGGAACACCACCATCGCGGCGACGATCACCGCGGCGTTGACCGACGCCGCCCCGGCCGAGGCGACCGGGCACGGAACCGGGATCGATGACGAGACGCTCGAACGGAAGGTGGCCGTCGTCGAGGACGCGCTCGCGGCGAACGGCCTCGACGCGGAGGCCGGAGACCCCGCCGACGACCACGATCCCCTCGACGTCCTCGCTCGCGTCGGCGGGTTCGAGATCGGCGTTCTCGCCGGCGTCGCGCTGGGCTGTGCGGCCGACCGAACGCCGGTCGTCGTCGACGGCGTCATCACCGGGGCCGCTGCCCTTCTCGCGGACGCCGTCGATCCGTCGGTTCGTCCCTTCCTGCTCCCCTCGCACGCGGGTGCCGAGCCCGCGCACGCGATCCAACTCGACGCGCTCGACCTCGAGCCGTTGTTCGAATACGACCTCCGGTTGGGTGAGGGAACCGGTGCCTGTCTGGCGCTCCCGATCTACCGGTCGGCGTGTGCGACCCACCGGGAGATGGCGACCTTCGCCGACATCGGTCTCGAGGACGGCGGCTGA
- the ileS gene encoding isoleucine--tRNA ligase → MEQIDDQYTPADVESAIEAYWDDADAYEAATEAHADDPPFFFVDGPPYTSGQMHLGTAWNKTLKDAIIRYKRMTGHRVTDRPGYDMHGLPIEVKVEEKLGFDSKRDIEEYGMEAFIDECLEFAESNREAMDEDFKSIGAWMDWDDPYKTVSPEYMESAWWAFSEVADRGLVERGKRSISQCPRCETGLANNEVEYEDVEDPSVYVKFDLSDREGSLVIWTTTPWTIPANTFVAVDEELTYNAVRARKDGDGGADGEDGGDTEDLLYVAAECVEDVLKRGRYDDYEIEAELSGAELVGWEYDHPLANHLAEYPDFEGAGQVYAADYVEADRTGLVHSAPGHGEVDFERGRELGLEIACPVEPNGEFTDAAGEYAGQFVRDANDDIIADLIDDGRMLAHDTVEHSYGHCWRCDTGIIQLVTDQWFISITDVKDDLLENMRDSEWFPSWARDQRFRDFIEDAPDWNVSRQRYWGIPIPIWVPEDADSESFDEEMIVIGTREELSDRVDQSVDPTEIDLHRPTVDDLTITEDGTTYRRVEDVFDVWLDSSVASWATIGYPGETEAFEELWPADLIVEAHDQTRGWFWSQLGMATAAFGETPYEQVLMHGFVNDSEGRKMSKSVGNIVTPEEAIERAGRDPLRTYLLSHDQQGIDLAFEWDGLGEIQGKLNILWNTFRFPLPYMDLDDYDPASADLSDGELELVDEWVLSRLQSVEREVSDAWAEYRISDAVNALIEFVTQDVSRFYIKAVRDRMWEETDSASKRGAYATIATVLDETIRMLAPIAPYVTERMYRTLDGEATTVHALAYPEPDDDRHDPDLEHDVAVMRDVEETAATARQQAGRKLRWPVSRVIVETEDDDVAGAVETLEDLILDRVNARSLVVTDRFEELEERARPQMAEIGPAFGGQAQEVMTAVEGASREAVENGGVTVDGEAVELEPEMVQYEATPPEGVSAATFDDGTIYVDTTLTDDIEAEGYARDVIRRVQEMRKDLDLEVDASIGLGVAIDDDRVADLVDEHRDLIAEETRATEWLDDPDAATDAREEWNVEGITVTIGIDRI, encoded by the coding sequence ATGGAGCAGATCGACGACCAGTACACACCCGCGGACGTCGAATCCGCGATCGAGGCGTACTGGGACGACGCCGACGCCTACGAGGCGGCGACGGAGGCCCACGCCGACGACCCGCCGTTCTTCTTCGTCGACGGGCCGCCGTACACCTCGGGGCAGATGCACCTCGGAACGGCCTGGAACAAGACGCTGAAGGACGCGATCATCCGGTACAAGCGGATGACCGGCCACCGGGTGACCGACCGGCCGGGCTACGACATGCACGGCCTCCCGATCGAGGTGAAGGTCGAGGAGAAGCTCGGGTTCGACTCCAAACGCGACATCGAGGAGTACGGGATGGAGGCGTTCATCGATGAGTGTCTGGAGTTCGCCGAATCCAACCGCGAGGCGATGGACGAGGACTTCAAATCCATCGGCGCGTGGATGGACTGGGACGACCCCTACAAGACGGTCTCGCCCGAGTACATGGAGTCGGCCTGGTGGGCGTTCTCCGAGGTCGCCGACCGCGGGCTCGTCGAGCGCGGCAAGCGGTCGATCTCGCAGTGTCCCCGGTGTGAAACCGGACTCGCGAACAACGAGGTCGAGTACGAGGACGTCGAGGACCCCTCGGTCTACGTGAAATTCGACCTTTCGGACCGCGAGGGAAGCCTCGTCATCTGGACGACGACGCCGTGGACGATCCCCGCGAACACCTTCGTCGCGGTCGACGAGGAACTCACCTACAACGCGGTGCGCGCCCGCAAGGACGGCGATGGCGGCGCGGACGGCGAGGACGGAGGCGACACCGAGGACCTGCTCTACGTCGCCGCCGAGTGCGTCGAGGACGTCCTCAAGCGGGGTCGGTACGACGACTACGAGATCGAGGCCGAGCTGTCGGGCGCGGAGCTCGTCGGCTGGGAGTACGACCATCCGCTCGCGAACCACCTCGCCGAGTACCCCGACTTCGAGGGGGCCGGGCAGGTGTACGCCGCCGACTACGTCGAGGCCGACCGCACGGGACTGGTCCACTCCGCGCCCGGTCACGGTGAGGTCGACTTCGAGCGCGGCCGCGAGCTCGGGCTGGAGATCGCCTGCCCGGTCGAGCCGAACGGCGAGTTCACCGACGCGGCCGGCGAGTACGCCGGGCAGTTCGTGCGCGACGCGAACGACGACATCATCGCGGACCTGATCGACGACGGCCGGATGCTCGCCCACGACACCGTCGAGCACAGCTACGGGCACTGTTGGCGGTGTGACACCGGGATCATCCAGCTCGTCACCGACCAGTGGTTCATCTCGATCACCGACGTCAAGGACGACCTCCTCGAGAACATGCGGGATTCGGAGTGGTTCCCGAGCTGGGCCCGCGACCAGCGCTTCCGCGACTTCATCGAGGACGCGCCGGACTGGAACGTCTCCCGGCAGCGCTACTGGGGCATCCCGATCCCGATCTGGGTCCCCGAGGACGCCGACTCCGAGTCCTTTGACGAGGAGATGATCGTGATCGGCACGCGCGAGGAGCTGTCCGACCGCGTCGACCAGTCGGTCGATCCGACCGAAATCGACCTCCACCGGCCGACCGTCGACGACCTCACCATCACCGAGGACGGAACCACCTATCGGCGCGTCGAGGACGTCTTCGACGTCTGGCTCGACTCCTCGGTGGCCTCGTGGGCGACGATCGGCTACCCCGGCGAGACCGAGGCCTTCGAGGAACTGTGGCCCGCCGACCTGATCGTCGAGGCGCACGACCAGACCCGGGGCTGGTTCTGGTCCCAGCTCGGGATGGCGACGGCCGCGTTCGGCGAGACGCCCTACGAACAGGTGTTGATGCACGGATTCGTCAACGACAGCGAGGGCCGGAAGATGTCGAAGTCGGTCGGCAACATCGTCACGCCCGAGGAGGCGATCGAGCGCGCCGGCCGCGACCCCCTCCGAACGTACCTGTTGAGCCACGACCAGCAGGGGATCGACCTGGCCTTCGAGTGGGACGGGCTCGGCGAGATCCAGGGCAAGCTCAACATCCTCTGGAACACGTTCCGGTTCCCGCTGCCGTACATGGACCTGGACGACTACGACCCCGCGTCGGCGGACCTCTCGGACGGCGAGCTCGAGCTCGTCGACGAGTGGGTCCTCTCGCGGCTGCAGTCGGTCGAACGCGAGGTCAGCGATGCCTGGGCGGAGTACCGGATCAGCGACGCCGTCAACGCGCTGATCGAGTTCGTCACCCAGGACGTCTCCCGCTTTTATATCAAGGCGGTTCGCGATCGGATGTGGGAGGAGACCGACTCGGCCTCCAAACGCGGCGCGTACGCCACGATCGCCACCGTTCTCGACGAGACGATCCGGATGCTCGCGCCGATCGCCCCCTACGTCACCGAGCGGATGTACCGGACGCTCGACGGCGAGGCAACGACGGTCCACGCGCTCGCGTATCCCGAGCCCGACGACGACCGCCACGATCCGGATCTCGAGCACGACGTCGCCGTGATGCGCGACGTCGAGGAGACCGCAGCGACCGCGCGCCAGCAGGCCGGCCGGAAGCTCCGGTGGCCCGTCTCGCGCGTGATCGTCGAGACCGAGGACGACGACGTCGCGGGCGCCGTCGAAACCCTCGAGGACCTCATCCTCGACCGCGTGAACGCGCGGTCGCTCGTGGTCACCGACCGGTTCGAGGAGCTCGAGGAGCGCGCACGGCCGCAGATGGCGGAGATCGGCCCCGCCTTCGGCGGGCAGGCACAGGAGGTGATGACCGCCGTGGAGGGTGCCTCCCGCGAGGCGGTCGAGAACGGCGGCGTGACCGTCGACGGCGAGGCGGTCGAGCTCGAGCCGGAGATGGTCCAGTACGAGGCCACGCCGCCGGAGGGCGTGAGCGCGGCGACGTTCGACGACGGCACGATCTACGTTGACACGACCCTCACCGACGACATCGAGGCCGAGGGATACGCCCGCGACGTCATCCGCCGCGTCCAGGAGATGCGCAAGGATCTCGACCTCGAGGTCGACGCGAGCATCGGGCTCGGCGTCGCGATCGACGACGACCGCGTCGCCGACCTGGTCGACGAGCACCGCGACCTCATCGCCGAGGAGACCCGCGCGACCGAGTGGCTCGACGATCCCGACGCGGCGACCGACGCCCGCGAGGAGTGGAACGTCGAGGGGATCACCGTCACGATCGGCATCGATCGGATCTGA
- a CDS encoding GNAT family N-acetyltransferase, whose product MQIRPACPGDAEALRAAVSRAGETAVFDDFGAPILDVSAAGVREAAATADCSFLVEADGKPVGVALAHPDSDGREAELLALWVHPDHAADDVETTLLGNVARSLARDGVESIRTSVPHDDPTSREFYRANGFNHKTSREGPAGTEIVFVAPVERLS is encoded by the coding sequence ATGCAAATCCGACCGGCGTGTCCCGGCGATGCCGAGGCACTACGGGCGGCGGTTTCCCGCGCGGGTGAAACGGCCGTGTTCGACGATTTCGGTGCACCGATACTCGACGTCTCCGCGGCGGGGGTCCGTGAAGCCGCGGCGACGGCCGACTGCTCGTTTCTCGTCGAGGCCGACGGCAAACCCGTCGGCGTGGCGCTCGCGCATCCCGACTCCGACGGTCGGGAGGCTGAGCTGCTCGCGTTGTGGGTCCATCCCGACCACGCGGCCGACGACGTGGAGACGACCCTGCTCGGCAACGTTGCGCGCTCGCTCGCGCGCGACGGCGTCGAGTCGATCCGGACGTCGGTCCCGCACGACGACCCGACGAGCCGGGAGTTCTACCGAGCCAACGGCTTCAACCACAAGACGAGCCGGGAGGGACCGGCCGGGACGGAGATCGTCTTCGTCGCCCCGGTCGAACGCCTCTCGTAG
- a CDS encoding class I SAM-dependent methyltransferase, whose protein sequence is MFGPGDSTFGPGDVRFFDRLAPLYDFVMPGADPEVLADALGVATGPVRRVIDVGGGSGRAAALPAGLDADGPVVVDASAGMLARARERGFGAVRGDAARLPVHSNAVDAAVIVDALHHFPDVSGTLAELRRTIRPGGVVVIREFDPSHPLGRVLAVGERAIGMDSAFVTPAALRDALEATGFETAVPDDGFMYTVVGRVPDSEDASR, encoded by the coding sequence ATGTTCGGTCCCGGCGACTCGACGTTCGGTCCCGGCGACGTCCGGTTCTTCGACCGTCTCGCGCCGCTGTACGACTTCGTGATGCCGGGGGCCGATCCCGAGGTCCTCGCGGACGCGCTCGGCGTCGCGACCGGCCCGGTTCGGCGCGTGATCGACGTCGGTGGCGGATCCGGTCGCGCGGCGGCGCTGCCCGCCGGGCTGGACGCCGACGGCCCGGTCGTGGTCGACGCAAGTGCCGGGATGCTCGCACGTGCTCGTGAACGCGGGTTCGGCGCCGTTCGCGGCGACGCGGCGCGGCTCCCGGTCCACTCGAACGCGGTCGACGCCGCGGTGATCGTCGACGCGCTCCACCACTTTCCCGACGTTTCGGGCACGCTCGCGGAGCTGCGTCGAACGATACGTCCCGGCGGCGTGGTCGTGATCCGCGAGTTCGATCCGTCACATCCGCTCGGGCGCGTTCTGGCCGTCGGCGAGCGAGCCATCGGGATGGACTCGGCGTTCGTCACGCCTGCCGCCCTCCGCGACGCGCTCGAGGCGACCGGGTTCGAGACGGCCGTCCCCGATGACGGATTCATGTACACGGTCGTCGGGCGAGTTCCGGACTCCGAGGACGCGTCGCGGTAG
- a CDS encoding DUF3054 domain-containing protein — MDVEAFLESRLDRAAIPLAVGDVVAILVVLTIGANQHNPTDFLIENPLYLLGIYAPFLIGWVLVAPLIGAYSPGAVESAKASVPLVVRSWIPAALIGLGLRATPVFHGGVQAVFVAVMVVTGAVALVVWRGLYFKLR, encoded by the coding sequence ATGGACGTCGAAGCGTTCCTCGAGAGCCGCCTGGACCGTGCGGCGATCCCCCTGGCCGTGGGGGACGTCGTCGCGATCCTGGTGGTGTTGACGATCGGCGCGAACCAGCACAATCCGACCGACTTCCTGATCGAGAACCCGCTGTATCTCCTCGGGATCTACGCGCCCTTCCTGATCGGCTGGGTGCTCGTAGCGCCCCTCATCGGCGCGTACTCGCCGGGGGCGGTCGAGTCCGCGAAGGCGTCGGTTCCGCTCGTCGTTCGATCGTGGATTCCGGCGGCGCTGATCGGACTCGGGCTCCGGGCGACCCCGGTCTTTCACGGCGGCGTGCAGGCGGTCTTTGTCGCGGTGATGGTGGTGACGGGTGCGGTCGCGCTCGTCGTCTGGCGGGGGCTGTACTTCAAGCTCAGGTGA